CTTAAGCTTGAGGACACTCACATGTTCCGGATGAGAGAGTATTGCATGGGATCTTGAGGGAAGGGTGAATTAGTGGTGTAGCAGTTGTCCAGCACAACAACAAAGCTGGGATCTGTCCTAGGTACAGAGACACCCACGTACAAGGGAGAACCCACAGGCAGGGTGACCCGGCCAGCTGGGTAACTCTCAGTGTAGGCGGAGCTGCGGAAAAGAGACATGAAGGCTCGGGCTTTGGGGCCTGAGCCTGAAATGCCACCAGACCTGTAAAGAAAGTAGGTTTTATTTCGTGGTTGAGAATTGTTTAGATTGACAAACAGATCTTGTAATCTTGTATATTTCTAATTTAAAATACGGTTTCTATTCTAATGTTGCACAACAttctctcagtgtttttaaagttatacttttggcctttttgtctttatttgataggacagctgaagagagacaggaaatgtggggagaagagagtgggggaagacatgcaggagatggtcgaccggccgggaatcgagccggtgacccctgcgaccaggactgtagcctctgtatgtggggcgcttagactgctaggccaccagcgccccacagcATTCTTTCAGTGTTGAACGTTTCTGTTCATTACAACATGCAAAGATGCCACCCAGCATGATAGTCTCACAATCATTTACTTCTGTCAGGAGGATTTCACTTTGGTTTCCTGTTCCCCAGTGGCAGTATGAGCTCAAAGCAACACTTCAGTAACTGTTATTACTGCATGTACTGTTGGTTGATTTCTGCAGACAGGTTTAAGGTTCAGCTGAACGGTTCATTTTTACTAACTGTTGGAGAGGTAACAACGGATTGGAGGTTCCTTACGGCAGGACTGGTCTGATAGCCACATTCAGGCTGGCGTCTGTCTCCAGGGGGTATGCACAGGAGAAGGGGATGCTCACAGGAAGGTTGAAGGACCCGTTGATAGCAGGGTAGATAAATAAACTGTTGGAGTAGATGGCATGTGTGCTGTTGGTCTGAAAATTAAAGGATGATTGAATTAGCAGAAAGTTCAACGGCACATTAGATGGATGATGTGCAGCATCATCGCAAGCATAATAATTTTTTGccaaatggtgaaaaaaaaaaacaacagtgaggAAACTTAACTCAGGGGctttaagaaaatgaaaactttgtctttgtgtaCATAAAATCTTTGACGAAGCAAACACTGATTAATAACTATGCTCATTCTTTGCACCAATACAATGGGGTTGGAATGAAAATAACATGTCATAAAAAAGGTTTTCACTTCCAAAGTAAAAGCAGTGAAGTCTTTACCACAAGAGTGTTTCCACAAGCACGATCCCTGGCCGCCACTTCATACCACACTACATTGTTCTGAAATCTGACCCAGGAGCAGTTGCGAGATGCCAAGTTGCCAGAGAATGGGTTCAAACCAGAGGATGTCGGGTCATGTAAATCCAGTCCCACATGGAGTTTATCAGGACCACAAATAAGCTGATAGTTATGCATCCTCGGGACTAAAATAAGAGGCAACAGAATAAATATGAGaatatgaaaaaacaaaattacgaatattttaaaaatcctcCTCAGCATGAAAACACTAGAGTTtaagaaaatacagaaagagTTCATTTCAATTAATTAAATACCTTCACAGATGACACTAGCATCTTCAACATGACCACAGTTGTGGATCCCAAACCCTGGGTGCCTGCAGGTAGTAAGGTGCGGTTCATTGCCAGAACAGTTCACATCGTCCATCCAGATGGGTCCTGTGCCCTGTCCATAAGCCGCGTTTGATAGAGCCGAACGAGCAGAGCCACAGTCAAGCTGTCTACACACAACGCTGGCGTCCCTGAGGTCCCAGCCATCGTCACACACCGTCCCCCAGCGACCCTGATGGTAGATCTCAACTCTACCAGAGCAGCGGCTGTCAGAGTTTACCAGCCTCACTGGTGCAACAGCTGACATCAAACATAAGACATGATTTTAAAGGTATGAGGCACATGTGAAAAATGGACTTCATTAACTTAAATTTGCATGACACAAATACAAATCTGTTCTGTTGCAAAATCACATTTAACATCTTCATATTACTTATTTCATATATTACTGATAATCATGCAGATCAGAGAAGAGTCAAGCTCATATCTCATGTCTCACTGCACACCTCTCATACTACTGTAGGAAGCTCATGACACAGACTTATAAATCATATTTACCTTCACATACGACACCTGCATCCTCGCTGTGTCCACAGTTGTGAGATCCAAATCCATTGTGCCTGCACTCACTGAGCTCTGTTTCGTTGCCTGTGCACGAGACATCATCCATCCAGATGGGTCCACTGCCCTGTCCAAAAGCAGCAACTGGTGGTGCAGATAGGACCCTTCCACAGCCCAGCTGTCTGCAGACCACCTGAGCATCCTGCAGACCCCAGGAATCATCACACACCGTCCCCCACTGTCCTCTGTGGAAGATCTCTACTCTGCCAGAGCAGGAGCTGTTCCCATTAAGCAGGCGGACATCCCCCTGAGCTGCTGAGCTGTTGCCTGCTGTTGTGGTGGAGGTGATGTTGGCTTCGCTGGGAGCTGTAGCTGTTATATTTGGATAAGGGGTTGTTGGAACGATTGTGCTGTTGAAGTCCTGTTGACCTAAAAGAAATGTCTCTGTCAAGTCTGAACACAACTACAGCCGGCATAGTCATCATTCATATTGTGCAAAGTTACCTGTCTTAACTCATCATACACAGAAGGTCATCATGTTATAGTTAGATATGAAACTCCATTTACAGTcttcacagaaacaaacactgtgatACAAACATTACTGATTGTTTGTGGTGAGCATTCAAACCAAAAGAAGAGGTAGTTTTTCCAAGTCAAAGGACGAGCTATAAAAATCAAAGtagactttaaataaatgtgaacatttacctTCACAGAGGACACTGGCATCTTCATTATGACCACAGTTGTGAACCCCAAACCCTGGGTGCCTGCAGGTAGTAAGGTGCGGTTCATTGCCAGAACAGCTCACATCATCCATCCAGATGGGTCCTGTGCCCTGTCCATAAGCCGCGCTTGATAGAGCTGAATGAGCAGGGCCACAGTCAAGCTGTCTACACACAACGCTGGCGTCCCTGAGGTCCCAGCCATCGTCACACACCGTCCCCCAGCGACCCTGATGGTAGATCTCAACTCTGCCAGAGCAGCGGCTGTCAGAGTTTACCAGCCGCACTGGTGCAACAGCTGACATCAAACATAAGACATGATATAAAAGGTATGAGGCACATGTGAAAGATGGACTTCATTAACTTAAATTTGCATGACACAAATACAAATCTGTTCTGTTGCAAAATCACATTTAACATCTTCATATTACTTATTTCATATATTACTGATAATCATGCAGATCAGAGAAGAGTCAAGCTCATATCTCATGTCTCACTGCTCACCTCTCATACTACTGTAGGAAGCTCATGACACAGACTTACAAATCATATTTACCTTCACATACGACACCTGCATCCTCGCTGTGTCCACAGTTGTGAGATCCAAATCCTCTGTGCCTGCACTCACTGAGCTCTGATTCGTTGCCTGTGCACGAGACATCATCCATCCAGATGGGTCCTCTGCCCTGTCCAAAAGCAGCAACTGGTGGTGCAGATAGGACCCTTCCACAGCCCAGCTGTCTGCAGACCACCTGAGCATCCTGCAGACCCCAGGAATCATCACACACCGTCCCCCACTGTCCTCTGTGGAAGATCTCTACTCTGCCAGAGCAGGAGCTGTTCCCATTAAGCAGGCGGACATCCCCCTGAGCTGCTGAGCTGTTGCCTGCTGTTGTGGTGGAGGTGATGTTGGCTTCGCTGGGAGCTGTAGCTGTTATATTTGGATAAGGGGTTGTTGGAACGATTGTGCTGTTGAAGTCCTGTTGACCTAAAAGAAATGTCTCTGTCAAGTCTGAACACAACTACAGCCGGCATAGTCATCATTCATATTGTGCAAAGTTACCTGTCTTAACTCATCATACACAGAAGGTCATCATGTTATAGTTAGATATGAAACTCCATTTACAGTcttcacagaaacaaacactgtaatACAAACATTACTGATTGTTTGTGGTGAGCATTCAAACCAAAAGAAGAGGTAGTTTTTCCAAGTCAAAGGACGAGCTATAAAAATCAAAGtagactttaaataaatgtgaacatttacctTCACAGAGGACACTGGCATCTTCATTATGACCACAGTTGTGGATCCCAAACCCTGGGTGCCTGCAGTCAGTAAGGCGCCGTTCGTTACCAGAACAGCTCACATCGTCCATCCAGATGGGTCCTGTGCCCTGTCCATAAGCCGCGCTTGATAGAGCCGAACGAGCAGAGCCACAGTCAAGCTGTCTACACACAACGCTGGCGTCCCTGAGGTCCCAGCTATCGTCACACACCGTCCCCCAGCGACCGGCAAAGTAGATCTCAACTCTGCCAGAGCAGCGGCTGTCAGAGTTTACCAGCCTCACTGGTGCAACAGCTGACATCAAACATAAGACATGATATAAAAGGTATGAGGCACATGTGAAAGATGGACTTCATTAACTTAAATTTGCATGACACAAATACAAATctgttctgttacaaaatcacatttcacattttcatattacttATTTCATATATTACTGATAATCATGCAGATCAGAGAAGAGTCAAGCTCATATCTCATGTCTCACTGCTCACCTCTCATACTACTGTAGGAAGCTCATGACACAGACTTATAAATCATATTTACCTTCACATACGACACCTGCATCCTCGCTGTGTCTACAGTCGTGAGATCCAAATCCTCTGTGCCTGCACTCACTGAGCTCTGATTCGCTGCCTGTGCACGAGACATCATCCATCCAGATGGGTCCACTGCCCTGTCCAAAAGCAGCAACTGGTGGTGCAGATAGGACCCTTCCACAGCCCAGCTGTCTGCAGACCACCTGAGCATCCTGCAGACCCCAGGAATCATCACACACCGTCCCCCACTGTCCTCTGTGGAAGATCTCTACTCTGCCAGAGCAGGAGCTGCTCCCATTAACCAGGCGGACCTCCCCCTGAGCTGCTGAGCTGTTGCCTGCTGTTGTGGTGGAGGTGATGTTGGACATAAGAGTATAGTCTGGTGTAGTACCTGGTCCAGTTGTAGGTGTGGGAACCACTGGAGCTGTGCCGTTCACCTCTGTTAACaatgaaaacagacagacaatgaTGGCCAGAGATGGTTTTTGTTCATAATTTTCATTTCAGATTTGAGAGCTGCACATTATTGTCTTGAAAGGTCAAATCATTCAAATGAATTGTTATGGAGTAAACACGTTTTAAATTGAATAACAGCCTACCTGCACAGTATGCAAGGCTGCATCCGCTTGGCTTCACAAGTTTGTAGACGTAGTAGTTTCCATAGCAGAGCTTGACATGGACGTTGTGCGAGGGAAACTGGCAGCAGCTACCAGACCAGGCGTTACACACAGTGCGACGAACTATCTGACCTGGCTGCGTTGGATGAGGTTCTGTTATCCACAGGGGAGCGTGGGTTCCacacctcctctcagccacacACCTCTCTGGGATCTGAGCACTGGTTTGTCCAAGAACCAGCCGGTACCAACCTTGCCAGTTAATATGTTGGTCACAGCGTGGGTTCTGGGTGGATGTATTATTCGTTGATCGCCACTCATCATTCAGCACGGTGTGGAACTGACAGGGGTCAGCACAGCGGAGACTCCCATTAAATCTGATGCAGTCCACACCTCTTGGACACGTCACACTTCCACAGTTGAACTGGACAGACCTGGAGGACGGACCCAGTCTGGTGCTGGGGGAAGGCTCCTGGCATTCAAAGAAGCCTGGAGTATTGAAGCAAACCTGAGGTGACTTGCAGGGTGAGTCTTTGAGGGAGCACTCGTCAGTGTCCACGCAGCCTCTGTCAGGTGACCAGTGATAACCGTCTTTGCAGCAAGAAGAGTCACTGCAGACTTTCAGATCGTAGCACACGCTGCCGTCCCCCACAAAGCCATCTTTACAGACACAGGAGAGCGCCTGGCTTGAGAAAgtgtctcctctttctttagACTCCAGGCAGGTGGCATCATCGTGACATAAATCACAGCTGGTGACAAGAGTCCCTGTGAAAGCACATTCAGGAAATTAACTTTCTTATCAGGAAAGGTTTTTTATATAACTCTTCTTTTTGCATTGCCCAATGAGGAGGCTAACAATACTTTGAGCTTTAGTTTGGATTGATCTAGATGTTTTAAAGGCATATCTGAAAATAACGCAAGAATTAAATAGTGTACTGATGTTCAAGGAAAGAAACTATGAAACTATGTGCCAGAGAAGACTAgagctaaaaaacaaaacaaaatttaattttaaaatttaaagagGTGGTATTATGTattcatttgtcttttttttaactgtttattttgatttttcacagcttgaaACACATTTTCTACATTACTTACCAACTTtataatgaagaaagaaaaataataataataataaagaaagaaagaaaaataataataataaagaaataaaatagaataaaatagatataaaataaataaacatattaaatatacaaattaaatatatataaaaaaatatatattattatatataataataaaatgtaacatgtaattcattttaagaacaaatatTAGGTTCAAATGTTTGATGTCAATATTAAACTTGCAAATTTTTGCTCAAATCTGACATCACCAGTTGGTGAATGTCCTTAAAAAggcaaatgtttcattttagaaagagaaacacagctttgttggacttaaaagagacagtagctgaaattaaGCTTTTCAGATAGAAGCATAAATGAGTTTTTTTAAAGGCACCTGAGATAAGTAAAGACTTTAATGGGCTGTAAAACATGTAGCTCTACTACAGCTATCAGAGGAATAATATAAAGCCTAATAATAAACACCCCTCTTTAACTAATGTTGCATATAGAATAGTCGCTGCAATGAAACACTGGTACTGCCAAAAACTGTTTGCACAGGACAACTTTTTTCAGAAAATCACAGAGTGACTcacaaaagttaaaacaaatctGAATAAAAGTTTTTTCAATCTTCTCTTCTATAAAGGTGCAAAAGTGTCAGTACATGATAAGTATGTTTCATAATGTCTGAGCCCAAATAAGAAGTCAGATATTTTACCTCCTGAGGTGCTTCCTGTAAAAATCTGTAAaatcagaaacaataaaaaacacccTGGCACCGTCATTTTGGA
The Notolabrus celidotus isolate fNotCel1 chromosome 7, fNotCel1.pri, whole genome shotgun sequence DNA segment above includes these coding regions:
- the LOC117815510 gene encoding deleted in malignant brain tumors 1 protein-like, with amino-acid sequence MCFTNECLAKRRAHEQGYKFSHSVKDLQLQLFQSRTPTVAPSMFGSRMWSKMTVPGCFLLFLILQIFTGSTSGGTLVTSCDLCHDDATCLESKERGDTFSSQALSCVCKDGFVGDGSVCYDLKVCSDSSCCKDGYHWSPDRGCVDTDECSLKDSPCKSPQVCFNTPGFFECQEPSPSTRLGPSSRSVQFNCGSVTCPRGVDCIRFNGSLRCADPCQFHTVLNDEWRSTNNTSTQNPRCDQHINWQGWYRLVLGQTSAQIPERCVAERRCGTHAPLWITEPHPTQPGQIVRRTVCNAWSGSCCQFPSHNVHVKLCYGNYYVYKLVKPSGCSLAYCAEVNGTAPVVPTPTTGPGTTPDYTLMSNITSTTTAGNSSAAQGEVRLVNGSSSCSGRVEIFHRGQWGTVCDDSWGLQDAQVVCRQLGCGRVLSAPPVAAFGQGSGPIWMDDVSCTGSESELSECRHRGFGSHDCRHSEDAGVVCEAVAPVRLVNSDSRCSGRVEIYFAGRWGTVCDDSWDLRDASVVCRQLDCGSARSALSSAAYGQGTGPIWMDDVSCSGNERRLTDCRHPGFGIHNCGHNEDASVLCEGQQDFNSTIVPTTPYPNITATAPSEANITSTTTAGNSSAAQGDVRLLNGNSSCSGRVEIFHRGQWGTVCDDSWGLQDAQVVCRQLGCGRVLSAPPVAAFGQGRGPIWMDDVSCTGNESELSECRHRGFGSHNCGHSEDAGVVCEAVAPVRLVNSDSRCSGRVEIYHQGRWGTVCDDGWDLRDASVVCRQLDCGPAHSALSSAAYGQGTGPIWMDDVSCSGNEPHLTTCRHPGFGVHNCGHNEDASVLCEGQQDFNSTIVPTTPYPNITATAPSEANITSTTTAGNSSAAQGDVRLLNGNSSCSGRVEIFHRGQWGTVCDDSWGLQDAQVVCRQLGCGRVLSAPPVAAFGQGSGPIWMDDVSCTGNETELSECRHNGFGSHNCGHSEDAGVVCEAVAPVRLVNSDSRCSGRVEIYHQGRWGTVCDDGWDLRDASVVCRQLDCGSARSALSNAAYGQGTGPIWMDDVNCSGNEPHLTTCRHPGFGIHNCGHVEDASVICEVPRMHNYQLICGPDKLHVGLDLHDPTSSGLNPFSGNLASRNCSWVRFQNNVVWYEVAARDRACGNTLVTNSTHAIYSNSLFIYPAINGSFNLPVSIPFSCAYPLETDASLNVAIRPVLPSGGISGSGPKARAFMSLFRSSAYTESYPAGRVTLPVGSPLYVGVSVPRTDPSFVVVLDNCYTTNSPFPQDPMQYSLIRNMCPTDSQQVSITESGRSSRARFSALLFVQENGYSDIYLHCKLSLCNQRNSFCVPHCARRTSRSVSSSDAIEHLTIGPIVWDKSPE